One region of Dehalococcoidia bacterium genomic DNA includes:
- a CDS encoding 4Fe-4S dicluster domain-containing protein has protein sequence MQNRVISRKDLAGFVDDLIKTKAAGEVIGIKAQGNKFNFGPLMGSGELRLDYDVSLLPPKKYFFPQMETVLKYEVGKSPRVEPLVSEQELCIIGVHPFDIQGILLFDAVYGGKDPDPNYFLKRNKAIIIGVDCLAPNPKSFAASMGTSVTDEGFDLMLTDLGGDYFVTVGTSRGDSLIGKAKTRDATPADLEKRDRVRKDAEKKYKISLKMKPNEIPGLLDATWDSKIFTDKAATCFSCGSCVMVCPTCVCFDVQDEMSLNLKDGERYRRWDGCMLTQFASVASGENFREHKEQRFRHRMYRKGKYLVERYKYLGCVGCGRCAIACLAEIASPAETYNLLKEAK, from the coding sequence ATGCAGAACCGGGTCATATCCAGGAAGGACCTGGCAGGCTTCGTCGATGACCTGATCAAGACGAAGGCTGCGGGTGAGGTCATCGGCATCAAGGCGCAGGGCAACAAGTTCAACTTCGGCCCGCTCATGGGCAGCGGCGAGCTCCGCCTTGACTACGACGTGTCGCTGCTGCCGCCCAAAAAATACTTCTTCCCGCAGATGGAAACGGTGCTGAAGTATGAGGTCGGCAAATCGCCCAGGGTCGAGCCGCTGGTGAGCGAGCAGGAGCTTTGCATCATAGGTGTGCACCCCTTCGACATCCAGGGCATCCTGCTCTTCGATGCCGTATACGGGGGCAAGGACCCCGATCCCAATTACTTCCTCAAGAGGAACAAGGCTATTATTATCGGTGTCGATTGCCTGGCGCCCAATCCCAAATCGTTTGCCGCCAGCATGGGTACCAGTGTCACGGACGAAGGCTTCGACCTGATGCTGACCGACCTGGGCGGCGACTACTTCGTCACGGTCGGTACCAGCCGGGGCGACAGCCTGATCGGCAAAGCCAAAACCAGGGACGCCACACCGGCTGACCTGGAGAAACGCGACAGAGTGCGCAAGGATGCCGAGAAAAAATACAAGATATCGCTGAAGATGAAGCCGAACGAGATACCGGGGCTGCTGGACGCCACCTGGGACAGCAAGATCTTCACGGACAAGGCAGCTACCTGCTTCAGCTGCGGCTCCTGCGTGATGGTCTGCCCCACCTGCGTCTGCTTCGATGTGCAGGATGAGATGTCGCTCAACCTCAAGGACGGCGAGCGCTACCGCCGCTGGGACGGCTGCATGCTGACCCAGTTCGCCAGCGTGGCCAGCGGGGAGAACTTCCGCGAGCACAAGGAACAGCGCTTCCGCCACCGAATGTACCGCAAGGGCAAGTACCTGGTGGAGAGATATAAATACCTTGGCTGCGTCGGCTGCGGCCGCTGCGCCATCGCCTGTCTGGCCGAGATCGCCAGCCCGGCTGAAACTTATAACCTGCTCAAGGAGGCCAAGTAA
- a CDS encoding metalloregulator ArsR/SmtB family transcription factor — MRDLLKIFKAMADETRLRIMYLLMEREACVLEIKQAMRISQTRASRNLGILHDAGLLKARREGPLVFYSLDTRQIKKSCNGLDAMVKQAFEMDETSLKHRERLKRPVPRSSDRE; from the coding sequence ATGCGTGATCTACTGAAGATATTTAAAGCCATGGCGGACGAAACGAGATTAAGAATCATGTATTTGCTGATGGAAAGGGAGGCCTGCGTGCTGGAAATCAAGCAGGCCATGCGCATCAGTCAGACCCGCGCCTCGCGCAACCTGGGCATACTGCATGACGCAGGACTGCTCAAGGCGCGCCGCGAGGGTCCGCTGGTCTTCTATTCACTGGATACACGGCAGATCAAGAAAAGCTGCAACGGGCTGGACGCCATGGTCAAGCAGGCATTCGAGATGGACGAAACCTCGCTCAAGCACCGCGAAAGGCTGAAGAGGCCCGTCCCGCGTAGCTCGGACAGGGAATAA
- a CDS encoding hydrogenase iron-sulfur subunit encodes MTDFEPKIVAFLCNWCSYRGADLAGTSRIKCAANVRAIRVMCSGRVEPAFVLRAFELGADGVLVLGCHPGDCHYSEGNYKALRRMDLLKRTLIQLGVGEDRFRLDWVSASEGDRFSHIVNEMTEKVRALGPFKTKEGAVA; translated from the coding sequence ATGACAGATTTCGAACCTAAGATCGTCGCATTTCTATGCAACTGGTGCTCCTATCGCGGGGCCGATCTGGCAGGCACCTCCAGGATCAAATGCGCCGCCAACGTACGCGCCATCCGCGTGATGTGCAGCGGCCGCGTAGAGCCCGCCTTCGTGCTGCGCGCCTTCGAGCTGGGTGCAGACGGCGTCCTGGTGCTGGGCTGCCATCCCGGCGATTGCCACTACTCGGAAGGCAACTATAAAGCTCTGCGGCGCATGGACCTGCTCAAGCGTACGCTCATACAGCTCGGCGTGGGCGAGGACAGGTTCCGCCTGGACTGGGTTTCCGCCTCCGAGGGCGACCGGTTCTCCCATATCGTTAACGAGATGACCGAAAAGGTGAGGGCGCTGGGACCTTTCAAGACGAAGGAGGGAGCGGTTGCCTAA
- a CDS encoding inorganic phosphate transporter, producing the protein MLDLNLIFVGFIILVALAFDFTNGMHDAANSIATVVSTRVLSPRLAVIWAAFFNFAAFLIFGTLVAETIGKGMIDVSSINETVILAGLLGAISWNMITWYFGLPSSSSHALIGGYAGAAVVKSGFGVIIPSGWYMTLIFIILAPAIGLVLGYVLKVLASWMLCRQRPGVVNRWSRIAQLVSAALYSLGHGGNDAQKTMGVITSLLLAGGLLTEFHVPIWVVLLSYAAIALGTLTGGWRIVKTMGQKITRLRPIDGFCAETASAFSIFLATYLGVPVSTTHVITGAVSGVGSANRWTAVHWGVTLRIVWAWLLTIPGAAIIAALIYFLLQFTMGQALF; encoded by the coding sequence ATGCTTGATTTAAACTTAATCTTCGTCGGCTTCATCATACTTGTCGCCCTGGCTTTTGATTTCACCAACGGCATGCACGATGCCGCCAACTCCATCGCCACAGTTGTCTCCACCCGCGTCCTCTCCCCCAGGCTGGCCGTGATCTGGGCCGCCTTCTTCAACTTCGCAGCGTTCCTGATCTTCGGCACGCTGGTGGCCGAGACCATCGGCAAGGGCATGATCGACGTCAGCTCCATCAACGAGACGGTCATACTGGCAGGTCTGCTGGGCGCGATAAGCTGGAATATGATCACCTGGTACTTCGGTCTGCCCAGCAGCTCCTCACACGCCCTGATCGGCGGCTACGCCGGCGCCGCCGTCGTAAAAAGCGGTTTCGGTGTGATCATACCCTCGGGCTGGTACATGACATTGATATTCATCATCCTGGCCCCGGCCATCGGGCTCGTTTTGGGATATGTATTGAAAGTATTGGCCTCCTGGATGCTGTGCAGGCAGCGTCCGGGCGTGGTCAACAGGTGGTCGCGCATTGCTCAACTGGTATCAGCCGCGCTCTACAGCCTGGGGCACGGCGGCAACGACGCGCAGAAGACCATGGGCGTCATCACCAGCCTGCTTCTGGCAGGGGGATTGCTCACAGAGTTCCATGTCCCGATCTGGGTGGTCCTGCTATCTTATGCCGCAATTGCGCTGGGCACATTGACGGGAGGCTGGCGCATAGTCAAGACCATGGGGCAAAAGATTACACGGCTGAGGCCGATAGACGGCTTCTGCGCCGAGACCGCCAGCGCCTTCTCCATTTTCCTGGCCACTTACCTGGGCGTACCGGTCAGCACCACTCATGTGATTACGGGAGCCGTCTCAGGCGTGGGCTCTGCCAACCGCTGGACAGCTGTCCACTGGGGCGTGACACTTCGCATCGTCTGGGCCTGGCTGCTGACCATACCCGGCGCAGCCATCATCGCCGCCCTGATCTATTTCCTGCTGCAATTTACTATGGGGCAGGCACTTTTCTAA
- a CDS encoding oxidoreductase produces MPKLKVALYWAASCGGCEIATLAIGDKILKLAEAADIVFWPVAIDAKYKDVENMPDGSIDACLFNGAIRNSENEHLAKLLRQKSKILIAYGSCAYEGCIPGLANFFDAKSILENTYIGTASSDNSAEIIPQTKVLVPEGELELPEFYNTVKTLAQTVDVDYFVPGCPPEESTTWMALEALVSGKLPPRGTVIAPAATAVCNDCPRVKHEKKIKAFHRPYEIIPEPDKCLLEQGLLCCGMGTRGGCGAPCPQANMPCTGCYGPVEGVRDQGSHILTAWASIIDSNDEDEIKKILDGIVDPAGYAYRYSLPDSMMKRARTRP; encoded by the coding sequence TTGCCTAAGCTCAAGGTCGCGCTCTACTGGGCCGCCTCCTGCGGCGGTTGCGAGATAGCCACCCTGGCTATCGGAGATAAGATACTCAAGCTGGCCGAAGCCGCGGACATCGTATTCTGGCCGGTCGCCATCGACGCCAAATATAAGGATGTCGAGAATATGCCGGACGGCAGCATTGACGCCTGCCTGTTCAACGGCGCTATCCGTAACTCCGAGAACGAACACCTGGCCAAACTGCTGCGGCAGAAATCTAAGATATTAATCGCCTACGGCTCCTGCGCCTACGAGGGATGCATACCGGGGCTGGCCAATTTCTTCGACGCAAAATCGATACTGGAAAACACCTACATCGGTACCGCATCCAGCGACAACAGCGCCGAAATTATCCCTCAGACAAAGGTGCTCGTGCCCGAGGGCGAACTGGAGCTACCCGAGTTTTACAACACGGTCAAGACGCTGGCCCAGACGGTCGACGTGGACTATTTCGTGCCCGGCTGCCCTCCCGAGGAGAGCACCACCTGGATGGCGCTCGAGGCGCTGGTCAGCGGCAAACTGCCTCCCAGGGGCACGGTCATCGCCCCTGCGGCGACCGCCGTCTGCAACGACTGCCCCCGCGTCAAACACGAGAAAAAGATCAAGGCCTTTCACAGGCCTTATGAGATCATCCCCGAGCCGGATAAATGTCTGCTGGAACAGGGCCTGCTCTGCTGCGGCATGGGCACACGCGGCGGCTGCGGCGCCCCCTGCCCACAGGCCAACATGCCCTGCACCGGCTGCTACGGACCGGTGGAAGGGGTGCGCGACCAGGGCAGCCATATTCTGACAGCCTGGGCCTCCATCATCGACTCCAACGACGAGGACGAGATTAAAAAGATACTCGACGGCATAGTGGACCCGGCGGGCTACGCCTACCGCTACAGCCTGCCCGATTCTATGATGAAACGGGCGAGGACCCGGCCATGA
- a CDS encoding uroporphyrinogen decarboxylase family protein: MKIMNMTGRERMLTALSLGQPDRVPVWELAFNEESIINIGRLLTDDVPPVKLAHEMTLEEKLKLLELLYKITRELDLDGLTSIHLFNRKLIDVNHIEDDWGRVSHVDRVGDAVTVKGPIAGPSDLKHLKIVHPQESEFLMLMASIDKLGQDVTQVLFVVGPFRESWSMMGGMENLFYYYKEDPQFVKDLARITTDYILEIIDKGADLGADAIALSSDLAYNQSTLMSPRHYEEYIFPYHVEIVRHIHRRGMKAIKHSDGVMWPIMDHMVEAGFDGIHPIQPQCMDIGQAKAKYGKRICIMGNIDCTHLLPTGTVEEVEKAVKDTIAVAAPGGGYILSSSNTIHPSCKGENYVAMVRAAHRYGRYPI, encoded by the coding sequence ATGAAAATCATGAATATGACGGGTAGAGAAAGGATGCTGACTGCACTGTCACTGGGACAACCGGACCGCGTGCCGGTATGGGAGCTGGCTTTCAACGAAGAATCCATCATCAATATAGGAAGGTTGCTGACCGACGACGTCCCGCCGGTTAAGCTGGCTCACGAAATGACCCTGGAGGAAAAATTAAAGCTTTTGGAACTGCTGTACAAGATCACCCGGGAGCTCGATCTGGATGGACTGACCTCAATTCATCTCTTCAACCGTAAGCTCATCGATGTTAATCACATCGAGGATGACTGGGGCAGGGTATCCCACGTGGACCGGGTGGGCGACGCAGTGACGGTCAAAGGCCCGATAGCAGGACCCTCCGACTTGAAACACCTGAAGATCGTTCACCCCCAGGAGAGCGAGTTCCTCATGTTGATGGCTTCTATCGATAAACTGGGCCAGGATGTAACCCAGGTCCTTTTTGTTGTCGGCCCCTTCCGGGAAAGCTGGTCGATGATGGGAGGAATGGAGAACCTGTTCTACTATTATAAAGAGGACCCGCAGTTCGTGAAGGACCTGGCCCGTATCACCACCGATTACATACTGGAGATAATCGACAAGGGCGCCGACCTCGGCGCCGATGCCATTGCGCTATCCAGCGACCTTGCTTATAACCAATCCACTCTAATGTCACCCCGCCACTACGAGGAATACATCTTCCCCTACCACGTGGAGATAGTAAGGCACATACACAGGCGCGGGATGAAGGCCATCAAACACTCGGACGGCGTTATGTGGCCGATCATGGACCATATGGTGGAGGCAGGGTTCGACGGCATCCATCCCATTCAGCCGCAGTGCATGGACATCGGCCAGGCCAAGGCAAAATACGGCAAGCGCATCTGCATTATGGGCAATATCGACTGCACACACCTGTTGCCCACCGGCACTGTGGAAGAGGTTGAAAAAGCGGTTAAGGACACGATAGCCGTTGCCGCACCCGGAGGTGGCTATATCCTCAGTTCCTCCAATACCATCCATCCATCCTGCAAGGGCGAGAACTATGTGGCCATGGTCAGGGCTGCGCACAGATATGGGCGTTATCCCATATAA
- a CDS encoding methyltransferase has product MADSFFFHYTTMLNQYVTLYIRIPLGIIFILISGYLALRGMSIVFGEKREPPVVIRKSVFGIVRHPIYLSEILLYLGLIILSISIAAIGLWIIAIVFLHCISRHEEKLLIARFGDEYKQYIRDVPMWIPRLQRK; this is encoded by the coding sequence ATAGCAGATTCCTTCTTTTTCCATTACACAACTATGCTAAATCAATACGTAACTTTGTATATTCGAATACCGCTGGGGATTATCTTCATTTTAATATCCGGATATTTGGCGCTAAGGGGCATGTCCATTGTTTTCGGTGAAAAGAGAGAGCCGCCGGTTGTAATTCGAAAGAGCGTGTTCGGTATTGTCAGACACCCCATATATCTGAGTGAGATTTTGCTATATCTTGGTCTTATAATACTTAGTATATCCATCGCGGCTATCGGGCTCTGGATAATTGCTATAGTTTTCTTACACTGCATCTCACGCCATGAGGAAAAATTATTAATAGCGCGCTTTGGGGATGAGTATAAACAATACATCAGAGACGTACCAATGTGGATACCGCGCCTCCAGCGCAAGTAA
- a CDS encoding Ni/Fe hydrogenase subunit alpha produces MAVKELNFKVHHVARVEGHGNIIVNARDGKIEQCLWEIPESPRFFESMLRGLSYSDVNFIAPRICGICAVAHATASIEAVEAAFGVKLSEQASLIRELLFDAETVTSHVLHFYFLIAPDFLGVGSVIPLATTHTDVVLRALRMKKTANNWADMLCGRKTHPISMVAGGFVKLPEIEQLKWLKQTLEGEYMKDLEASVELFKTLKFPDFTRETEYIALHRPDKYSFIGGAIGSTDCKPIPINDYQKVTNEFCVPHSTAKFTKHLRDSYQVGALARFNVNHTKLHPKAKKVAQTFGLKAPCYNPYFISVAQIVETMHAVENSIIILDKLLSKGIKPEKPEVKPRAGRGVGAVEAPRGILFHDYTFDDAGKLIAANIIIPTNENHNSIQHDFNKLLPEIIDRPQDEIKLAMEMLVRAYDPCISCSTHMLEVKFV; encoded by the coding sequence ATGGCTGTTAAAGAATTGAATTTCAAAGTTCATCACGTAGCCCGCGTCGAGGGGCACGGCAACATAATCGTCAACGCCAGAGACGGCAAGATCGAACAGTGTCTGTGGGAAATACCCGAATCGCCGCGCTTCTTCGAATCCATGCTGCGCGGGCTCAGCTACTCCGACGTCAACTTTATTGCGCCGCGCATCTGCGGCATCTGCGCCGTGGCGCACGCCACAGCATCCATCGAGGCGGTGGAGGCCGCCTTCGGCGTCAAGCTCAGCGAGCAGGCCTCTCTCATCCGCGAGCTGCTTTTCGATGCCGAAACCGTCACCAGCCACGTGCTGCATTTCTATTTCCTGATAGCGCCTGACTTCCTGGGCGTGGGCAGTGTTATTCCCCTGGCAACCACACATACCGACGTTGTACTAAGGGCGCTGCGCATGAAGAAAACGGCCAACAACTGGGCGGATATGCTCTGCGGACGCAAGACACATCCCATATCCATGGTGGCCGGCGGCTTCGTCAAACTGCCGGAGATCGAGCAGCTTAAATGGCTCAAGCAGACGCTCGAGGGCGAGTATATGAAGGACCTTGAGGCCAGTGTAGAGCTGTTCAAAACTCTCAAGTTCCCCGATTTCACGCGTGAGACCGAGTACATCGCGCTCCACAGGCCCGATAAATACAGCTTCATCGGAGGCGCCATCGGCTCCACCGACTGCAAGCCCATACCCATCAACGACTACCAGAAAGTGACCAACGAGTTCTGCGTGCCGCATTCGACAGCTAAATTTACCAAACACCTGCGCGATTCATACCAGGTGGGCGCGCTGGCGCGTTTCAACGTCAACCACACCAAGCTTCACCCCAAAGCAAAAAAGGTGGCCCAGACCTTCGGGCTCAAGGCGCCCTGCTATAATCCCTATTTCATCAGCGTGGCGCAGATTGTTGAAACGATGCACGCCGTCGAGAACAGCATCATCATCCTCGACAAACTACTGAGCAAAGGCATCAAGCCGGAGAAGCCGGAGGTCAAGCCCAGGGCCGGGCGCGGCGTGGGCGCTGTGGAGGCCCCCCGGGGCATCCTCTTCCACGACTACACCTTCGACGATGCGGGCAAGCTGATCGCCGCCAACATCATCATCCCCACCAACGAGAACCACAACAGCATCCAGCATGACTTCAACAAGCTGCTGCCGGAGATAATCGACCGTCCGCAGGACGAGATCAAGCTGGCTATGGAGATGCTGGTCAGGGCCTACGACCCCTGTATCTCCTGCTCCACGCATATGCTGGAAGTCAAATTCGTTTAA
- a CDS encoding Ni/Fe hydrogenase subunit alpha, with amino-acid sequence MRKITIDPITRLEGHGKITIFLNDDGSVANVYLQIPELRGFEKFCEGRPVEEMPQITQRICGVCPEAHHMAATKALDDMFQTEPTSTAKKIRELLYSAFYVTDHTTHFYILAGPDFIMGPDAPVAERNILGVIAKVGMELAGQVLNTRKENHWIIQAVGGRQIHPVFGLPGGVSKQISEEDRAKIEEIARRDVAFAQLSLKVFGDIVLKNKAYVDMITSDAFTSRTYYMGLVDDKNKVNFYDGKVRVVDPDGKEFVKYSPRDYLEHIAEHVEPWSYTKFPFLKKVGWKGFVDGKDSGVYCATPLSRLNAADGMATPLAQEEYDKMYSTLGGKPVHHTLATHWARLIELLYAAERLLELSQDREITGPNIRNIPAAKPTEGVGIVEAPRGTLTHHYVADEKGCIKKCNLIVGTTNNQAALFISIKKAAENLIKPGRDIPESLLNQIEMAWRPYDPCMSCSTHTLPGAMPLDITVLDAGGNTVRRLTR; translated from the coding sequence ATGAGAAAGATCACCATCGATCCCATCACCAGGCTGGAAGGCCACGGCAAGATAACCATCTTCCTCAATGATGACGGCAGCGTGGCCAACGTCTACCTGCAGATACCCGAGCTGCGCGGCTTCGAGAAGTTCTGCGAAGGACGTCCCGTGGAGGAGATGCCTCAGATAACACAGCGTATCTGCGGCGTGTGCCCTGAAGCACACCATATGGCCGCCACCAAGGCGCTGGACGATATGTTCCAAACCGAGCCCACCAGCACGGCTAAAAAGATCCGTGAGCTGCTCTACAGCGCCTTCTACGTCACCGACCACACCACCCATTTCTACATATTGGCCGGCCCGGATTTCATCATGGGGCCGGACGCGCCCGTGGCGGAGCGCAACATACTCGGCGTGATCGCCAAGGTGGGCATGGAGCTGGCGGGACAGGTTCTCAATACACGCAAGGAGAACCACTGGATCATACAGGCCGTGGGCGGTCGCCAGATCCACCCCGTCTTCGGGCTGCCCGGCGGCGTGAGCAAACAGATATCGGAAGAGGACAGGGCAAAGATCGAGGAGATAGCCAGAAGGGATGTCGCCTTCGCCCAGCTATCGCTCAAAGTATTCGGGGACATCGTGCTCAAGAACAAGGCCTACGTGGACATGATAACCAGCGACGCCTTCACCAGCCGGACCTATTACATGGGTCTGGTCGACGATAAGAATAAGGTCAATTTCTACGACGGCAAGGTCAGGGTCGTCGACCCGGACGGCAAGGAGTTCGTCAAGTACTCGCCACGCGACTACCTGGAACACATCGCTGAGCACGTGGAGCCCTGGAGCTACACCAAGTTCCCCTTCCTCAAGAAGGTGGGATGGAAGGGCTTCGTGGACGGCAAGGACAGCGGCGTCTACTGCGCCACGCCGCTCTCCCGCCTCAATGCCGCCGACGGCATGGCCACACCGCTGGCGCAGGAGGAGTACGACAAAATGTACTCGACCCTGGGAGGCAAACCCGTTCATCACACGCTGGCCACGCACTGGGCGCGCCTGATCGAACTGCTTTACGCGGCCGAGAGGCTGCTTGAGCTTTCACAGGACAGGGAGATCACAGGGCCAAATATCAGGAACATCCCCGCTGCCAAGCCGACCGAGGGCGTGGGCATCGTGGAGGCGCCGCGCGGGACCCTCACCCATCATTACGTAGCTGACGAGAAGGGATGCATCAAGAAGTGCAACCTGATCGTGGGAACAACCAACAACCAGGCCGCCCTCTTTATATCCATCAAAAAAGCGGCCGAAAATTTGATTAAACCCGGCCGGGACATACCGGAATCGCTGCTCAACCAGATTGAGATGGCCTGGCGGCCGTACGATCCCTGCATGTCCTGCTCGACCCACACGCTGCCCGGCGCCATGCCCCTCGATATTACCGTGCTCGACGCCGGCGGCAACACGGTCAGACGTCTGACCCGATAA
- a CDS encoding FAD/NAD(P)-binding protein, with the protein MVMQLTAKQSIHLPRTAELIRVEKLSDREKVFEFKFEDGKELGQRPGQFVEVSIFGVGEAPISVTSSPTHKGSFELAVRATGSVTDKLHTLEKGAKVGIRGPFGNGFPIETLKGKDILFVAGGIGLFPLRSLINYVMDNRKDFGEVNTLFGCRSPQERLFIGQLAEWDKSKDMCFLETVDRVPDDSWQGNVGVITTLFPKISFNPATTYAIVVGPPIMYRFVIAECLKKGLADDHIIMSLERRMKCGVGKCGHCQINGLYCCQEGPVFTYAQVKSLKEAV; encoded by the coding sequence ATGGTTATGCAGCTAACCGCCAAACAATCCATACACCTCCCGAGAACAGCCGAACTGATCAGGGTCGAGAAGCTGAGCGATAGGGAGAAGGTATTCGAGTTCAAATTCGAGGACGGCAAGGAGCTCGGCCAGCGGCCGGGCCAGTTCGTCGAGGTCTCCATCTTCGGCGTGGGCGAAGCCCCCATCTCGGTGACCTCCTCGCCCACACACAAAGGCTCATTCGAGCTGGCCGTCAGGGCCACGGGAAGCGTCACCGACAAGCTGCACACGCTGGAGAAGGGCGCGAAAGTGGGTATCAGGGGCCCCTTCGGCAATGGATTCCCTATCGAGACGCTCAAGGGCAAGGACATACTCTTCGTGGCCGGCGGCATTGGCCTCTTTCCCCTGCGCTCTCTGATCAACTACGTCATGGACAACCGCAAGGATTTCGGAGAGGTCAATACGCTCTTCGGCTGCCGCTCACCGCAGGAGAGGCTCTTCATCGGCCAGCTGGCCGAATGGGACAAGAGCAAGGACATGTGCTTCCTGGAGACGGTCGACCGCGTGCCGGACGACTCCTGGCAGGGCAATGTGGGCGTGATCACCACGCTCTTCCCCAAGATATCCTTTAACCCGGCCACGACCTACGCCATCGTGGTGGGGCCGCCCATCATGTATCGCTTCGTAATCGCCGAGTGCCTCAAGAAAGGCCTGGCCGACGACCACATAATCATGTCGCTGGAGCGCAGGATGAAGTGCGGCGTGGGCAAGTGCGGCCACTGCCAGATCAACGGGCTGTACTGCTGCCAGGAGGGGCCCGTCTTCACCTACGCCCAGGTAAAGTCTTTAAAGGAGGCAGTATAA
- a CDS encoding NADH:ubiquinone oxidoreductase, with protein sequence MKPRVAFFDFTGCEGCQLEVLNFNLEIVDLIGAVDIVEFREASSDHSDDYDIAFIEGSQTTKRDVERLQKIREKAKILVALGACSCTGGVNALKNRFSMEENLKVVYGESAKYYDTIPTKPTSAYVKVDAYLPGCPPNRNEVISLVKCLLTGKKFEQCHNPVCVECKLAENICAFERGEFCLGPITRGGCNAVCVTAGRKCWGCRGPVDEPNTNSQKDIMAKYGLTMDDMLLQFKLFNGALEVSK encoded by the coding sequence ATGAAACCCAGAGTAGCCTTTTTCGATTTCACGGGCTGCGAAGGTTGCCAGCTCGAGGTATTGAACTTCAACCTGGAGATCGTTGATCTCATCGGCGCGGTGGACATCGTCGAGTTCCGCGAGGCCAGCTCAGACCACTCCGACGATTACGACATCGCCTTCATCGAAGGCAGCCAGACCACCAAGCGGGACGTCGAGCGGCTGCAGAAGATCAGAGAGAAGGCCAAGATACTGGTGGCCCTGGGCGCCTGCTCCTGCACGGGCGGCGTCAACGCCCTCAAGAACCGCTTCTCCATGGAGGAGAATCTCAAGGTCGTTTACGGTGAATCGGCCAAATACTATGACACCATACCCACCAAACCCACCAGCGCCTACGTCAAAGTGGATGCATATTTGCCTGGCTGCCCCCCTAACCGCAACGAGGTCATCAGCCTGGTCAAGTGCCTGCTGACCGGCAAAAAGTTCGAGCAGTGCCACAATCCCGTCTGCGTGGAATGCAAGCTGGCCGAAAACATCTGCGCCTTCGAGCGCGGCGAGTTCTGCCTGGGACCCATCACCCGCGGCGGCTGCAACGCCGTTTGCGTCACCGCCGGACGAAAATGCTGGGGTTGCCGGGGTCCGGTGGACGAGCCCAACACCAATTCACAAAAAGACATTATGGCCAAATACGGTCTGACTATGGACGACATGCTACTGCAGTTCAAGCTCTTCAATGGAGCGCTGGAGGTTTCTAAATAA